The genomic stretch TTTTTCAGGATTAATTTTTTAGAATCACATTTCGACTCCGCTCAATGTTCAAGATTCGTTATCACAACAAATCCACAAGAACACAACAGTAAGAAAATCTAAAAGCGCAGCGATCTAACATCTAACAGCGCAGCGTTCTAAAAGCGCAGCGATCTAATTTGTTAACTCCCGAAACAAACTCTCCAAATTCTTATTCTTTTGGTTAATTTTTAGTGCTTTCAAATCATTATCATGTGCAAAATCAAATACGGTTGGGCGCATATCTTTTGTAGTATCAAACGTAATTTCATATACTAAACCATGTGTGTTCACAACATGCGTCACATGCGGAATTTGTTGTATCAATACATCTTCTATGCGATAATCAAACTCAATTTCGATTACTTGTTTTTGATCTTTCTGAAGTTTTGCCAATGTTGTATCTGCGACAATTTCACCTTTGTTAATAATAATCACACGATCACAAATGGCTTCTACTTCTTGCATAATATGTGTGGAAAGAAAAATAGTTTTCTCTTTTCCAATAGAAGTAATCAAATTCCGAATCTCGGTCAACTGATTCGGATCCAAACCTGTAGTTGGTTCGTCCAAAATTAACACTTCAGGATCATGCAACAATGCATTTGCCAATCCGACACGCTGACGAAAACCTTTTGACAATTGACTAATCTTCTTATGCGCTTCTGGCAAAAGTCCTGTCATTACAATCACTTCTTCAATGCGCGATTTAGGAGTTTTGTACACATTTGCGTTAAACGCTAAATATTCACGCACATGCATATCCAAGTACAACGGATTGTGCTCCGCAAGATACCCAACGCTTTTTTGAACATTTCGTGCTTCCGTAGTTGTATCAAATTCATTTACAACGGCATTTCCTGAAGTCGCTTTCAAATACGTAGTCAATATTTTCATCATCGTAGACTTTCCAGCACCATTTGGACCTAAAAACCCAACAATCTCTCCTTTAGCAATGCGAAAAGAAACATTATGCAATGCTTTCTGTTCTCCATAAATTTTTGTGATATTTTCTACTACAATAGACATATACAGGAATTAAAGATTCAAAACTACATAAATTTTTATCAGTATTTCATATGATTAAATCAAATAAAAACAAAAAATACTGCTGTTTGCTGATAAAAACGTTTTTCTTCAAAAAATATTGGCAAACCATTTTGATTATAAAAATTAATCTATACATTAGCTGAACATTAATAAAAAAAACATGTTTAATACAAATTATTTATGGCAAGGTTATTTTTACTTCTTTTTTTATAGAAAGAAGCAGGAACTCCTAGTTGTATATAGTTAATTTTAATTAAACTCAACATATAAAGCAAGTTCCGAAATATATTCGGAACTTTTTTTTTGGAGTAAAAATTAAAAAGTGAGGAGTTATATGTAATTAAGCTAATCTAGATTTTACATGAAAATCGAAATGGTTTTTCTTTTTCCGAAGTGTAGTAATTCTTTTCGTTAAGAATTTTTGAAGCCTTGGAAAAAATTTAGAAAATAATTACGGTTCTAGTTTTTCAGAGAAAAAACTAGAAACACCTCTGGAAAAAGCGCCTTTTCTTTTGTTTCTTTTCTTTGGGCGAGCAAAGTAAAAGAAATCGAAGATTCATAAGTTCCTTAATTTTAAAATAGAAATGACACGAATTAAAATAAAAAACTAAAATAAAATACTTTTTGAGAAGCATTTTGATTAAAAATTATATCAAATGAATCTTTTAAGCTAGAAGTATATAGACTAATGAAACAAACAATAGCCATACAAGGAATTCAAGGTTCCAATCATCACAAAGTAGCACAATTGTATTTCGGAAACGATGTGCAATTGGACGAATGCTTATCATTTGATGCATTGGTTTCTAGCTTAATGAACGAAAAAAGCAGTTACGCAATCATGGCGTTGGAAAATACCATTGCAGGTTCTATAATTCCAAACTATGCATTAATTGATACAAATAACATTCACATCAATGGAGAATTTTATCTAAACATTCATCATCATTTAATGGCGTTGCCAAATCAAACTATTGAAGATATTACGGAAGTTTGTTCGCATCCGATGGCGCTATTACAATGTAAAGAATTCTTCAAGAAATATCCACACATAAAATTAGTAGAAGATGCAGATACGGCGGCAGTTGCGGAGAGAATTCAACAAAAACAATTAAAAGGAGTAGCCGCAATTGCAACAAAAACGGCAGCCGAATTATTCAATTTAGAAATACTTTCTGGAGAAATTCAAACCATCAAAACAAATGCAACGCGTTTTGTAATTCTTCAAAAAAAACCACCTAAAAATGGCATCGATCAAATTGATAAAGCTTCTTTACGATTTGAATTAGATCACAAAAGAGGAAGTTTAGCAACAGTACTCAATGTAATGAGCGATTGCAAAATTGATCTCACCAAAATACAATCCTTACCAATTATTGAAAGACCTTGGAAATATGCCTTTTTCGTAGATGTTACGTTTGAAGACTATGAAAATTACACCAAAGCGATTTCAGTATTGGAAATAATGACGACAAGTTTAAAAGTGTTAGGAACCTACAAAAACCAACGAAACCAATGATTCCAGCAAAACGCATACATACAGTTGAAGAATACTATTTCTCTAAAAAATTACGCGAAGTACGTGGTTTAATAGCGGCTGGAAAACCGATTATCAATCTTGGTATTGGAAGTCCCGATTTACAACCGCCAACTGTTGTAGTAACTGCTTTAGAAGCAAGTTTGCACGATGAAACTGCGCACAAATATCAAAGTTATCAAGGAATTCCTGAGTTGAGAAATGCCATTGCAGATTTCTATCAAAAAAATTACAACGTGTCGCTAAACGCGAATGATGAAATATTGCCATTAATGGGAAGTAAAGAAGGTATTATGCATATTTCAATGGCGTATTTAGATGAAGGCGATGAGGTTTTAATCGCAAATCCAGGATATCCAACATACACTTCGGTAACGAAACTATTAGGCGCAATTCCGAAATATTATAATTTAGATGCTTCAACGAATTGGTTGCCCGATTTAGCAAAATTGGAACAACAAGATTTAAGTAAAGTAAAATTGATGTGGGTAAACTATCCGCACATGCCAACAGGCGCGAAAGCAACAAAAGGGTTCTTTGAACGCTTAATTGTGTTCGCTAAAAAGCATCAAATTCTAATTATTAATGACAATCCTTATAGTTTCATTCTCAACGATGAACCGTTAAGTATTTTGTCAATAGCTGGCGCAAAAGATGTTGCGTTAGAGTTGAATTCGCTCAGTAAATCGTTCAATATGGCAGGTTGGCGTACAGGAATGGTGATGGGAAAAGCAGCACACATTCAGCATGTATTAAAAGTAAAAAGCAACATGGATTCAGGCATGTTTTACGGAATCCAAAAAGGAGCTATCAAAGCATTAGAAAGTTCTAAAGAATGGTTTACAGAACTCAATAAAATATATGCAAAACGGCGTGAACTCATTTGGGAATTGGCAACAAAACTAGAATGTGTATTCGACAAAGAAACTGCCGGAATGTTTGTTTGGGCAAAAATGCCAAAAAATAGCAACCTGACTTCGGAAGCATTCATAGACAAATTGCTCTATGAAAAAGACGTATTCATTACGCCAGGAAGCATTTTTGGAACGCAAGGCGAAGGTTATGTGCGTTTTTCATTATGTGTATCTGAAGAAAAAATAAAAGAAGTCATTAAAAGAATAGAGCAATAATGAACGTATACATCATAGGAATCGGACTTATTGGCGGAAGCATGTCGTTGGATATTCAAGAAAAATATCCAGAAGCAATCATATATGGAATTGACGCAAATGAAACGCATTTAGAAGAAGCATTGCAAGGAAAGTTAATTCATAAAAAAGCAATACTTCAAGATGTACAATTTGCAGATGTTGTCATTGTCACAATTCCTGTGCACGTATCTGTTGGCGTTATTACGGAAGTTTTAAACACAATTAATGACGATACGTTGGTAATTGATGCAGGTTCTACCAAAGAAAAAATCTGCGAAAGCATTGCAACACATCCAAAACGAAGAAACTTTTTGGCGTCACATCCAATTGCAGGAACGGAGTTTTCAGGGCCAAAAGCTGCTGTCAAAGGATTATTCATTGGGAAAACAATCATCATATGTGAAGTTGAAAAAACAGCATTCACATTACAAGAAAAAGCGTTGGAAATATTCAAAAACTTAGGCATGCGCATTCGATATATGGATTCAAAATCGCACGACAAACACATTGCGTACGTATCGCATTTATCGCACATAAGTTCGTTCATGCTAGGAAAAACGGTCATTGAAAAAGAAAAAAATGAACGCGATATCTTTGATTTGGCAGGTAGTGGATTTGCCTCAACAGTACGTTTGGCAAAAAGTTCGCCAGCCATGTGGACACCAATATTTGAACAAAACAAAGCCAATGTCATCGAAACATTAGAAGAATACATTGCCAACTTACAAGAATTTAAAAACTTAATGTTGCAAGACAATTTTGAAGGAATCTATCAAGAAATGGAAAATACGAATCACATAAAAAAAATATTAAAAGGAATCAAATAATAATACTTAGGGCGTTTCCAATAAGAACACTTCGAGAAAACCTCAGTGTGCTTCTTGGTCGGGCTATTCGCTGTATCTCCCGAGAAAATCGGGAGGATGCCGCTGCTATCCCTAACGTATTACATTGAGCGGAGTCGAAATGCGGAAGTTCCCACGAAAGTGGGAATCTCAAAGAGCAAAGAATAAAGAATAAAGAATAAAGAATAAAATAACAAATAACAAAGAACCAAGAGCAAAAAAACAAAAAACAAAAAAACCCATGGAAAACAAAAAAGAACTTAGAAATTGGTTAGATGCCTTCGGATTAGATCATCCATTAGTAATTGCAGGACCATGTAGTGCCGAAACAGAAGAGCAAGTACTAAAAATAGCGCATCAATTAAAAGATACAGATGCAACGGTATTGCGCGCAGGAATATGGAAACCTCGTACGCGTCCAGGAAATTTTGAAGGTGTTGGCGCGCTTGGACTCAAATGGTTGCAAAAAGCAAAAGAAGAAACAGGAATGTTAATTGCAACGGAAGTGGCAAACGCAAACCATGTTCGCTTAGCTTTAGAACACGATGTAGATGTATTATGGATTGGAGCACGCTCAACAGTAAGTCCATTTATTGTACAAGAAATTGCAGATGCTTTAAATGGTACAGACAAAATTGTATTGGTAAAAAACCCAGTAAATCCTGATTTACCATTATGGCTTGGTGCTATTGAACGTTTGTACACGGCAAACATAAAAAACTTAGGAGTAATTCACAGAGGATTTTCAACCTACGAAAAAACACGTTACCGAAACAATCCAGAATGGCAAATTCCGATTGAATTGCAAAACCGATTCCCAGATTTACCATTAATATTAGATCCTTCTCACATTGCAGGACGAAGAGATATTATTTTTGATATCTGCCAAACAGGTTTAGATTTAAACTATGATGGCTTAATGGTGGAAACACATTTTGATCCAGACAATGCTTGGAGTGATGCCAAACAACAAATTACGCCAGCTACTTTAGTAGAGTACATGGAAGATTTGAAAATCAGAAAAGAAACAGATACCGAAGCTGATTACAAAAATGCGCTAAACACATCGCGTACACAAATTGATGTTATTGACCATCAATTAATAGAAATGTTAGGAAAACGTATGAAAGTTGCCGACAAAATTGGTGCCTTAAAAAAGGACAAAAACGTAGCAATCTTACAAACCAAACGTTGGAATGAAATTTTAGGAAAAATGATTTTGGAAGGCGAAGAAAATAAATTAAGCGAAGAATTTATCTTAAAAATCTTCAAAGCCATTCACCAAGAATCAATCAATCATCAAAAGAAAATTATCAATAGCTAATATTTAATTGGGTAACATGGCTAGGTTTTTGTGACTACATATTATAACATTAAAACCATATATTATGAAAAAAAACAAAGTAAACTCAAAAATCAGCATCACAAAAAGCGTAATCGCAAGTTTGAATGAAGTTGATGTTCGTAAAATTGTTGGTGGAGCAATTACTGGAAACGACTGTTTAAACAACACATTACGGTGTCACGAAAGTGAAGTAATTTCTTGCTACAGTCCATGTGGTGGTTCAGCAGCAACTATTGGATGTCATAAATAAAATTAGATACTAAAAAAGCGAGCCAATCGGCTCGCTTTTTGTTTTTCAGCAATAGCTATAAAAAACTAGACACATGTACAGGCAGTATTTGCAATGAGCGTTTCAGGCGAATATTTTCAAAGCTATTCACCAAGAATCAATCAATCATCAAGAAAAAATCATCAATAATTAAAATAAACTGGGTAACATGGCTAGGTTTTTGTGACTACATAGTATAACATTAAAACCATATATTATGAAAAAAAACAAAGTAAACTCAAAAATCAGCATCACAAAAAGCGTAATCGCAAGTTTGAATGAAGTTGATGTCCGTAAAATCGTTGGTGGAGCAAATAATACTCACATAGTATGTTATAATAACACAGAGCGGTGTAAACTCAGTAATGAAATTTCTTGTTATAGTCCTTGTGGTCCAGGTGGATTTGGAACTCTTGCCTGCAATCCAGGAACTACTAATTGTTAACAATAAGTAATGAATTTTGTAAAAAAAGCGAGCCAATTGGCTCGCTTTTTACTTTTCAGCAATGTTTATAAAAAACTAAGCGCATGTACATCTCGTATCTGGTAAGTCCGATTTTGGAAAGCAAATTTTTGGATCAATAGAATTCGGGTTATGTTCGCTTCCGCCAGAAGTATCAATTGGATTATCTCCACCTTTAATAGTAAAATCAGCAATTGATTTCTTGTTCAATGCTAAACTTTTTAAATTTCGTTTTTTCATAATATTCAAGTTTTTAAATTAACAATCTCCAGCGACGGAAGGTCCATGTGGTACACATCCTATTCCCTGCGTGTTTGGAGCTTGTTCGGAAGGACAATGAGCATAGATATGATGTGTTTGTGGAAAAGGAATTGATTCTTCGCAAGGATACGTTTCTTCAGCATTTTCGCTTCCACCTTTTAGTGAGGAAACAGCAATTTTGTTTAATTGTAAACTTTTTAAATTTCGTTTTTTCATAATAGTTATAGTTTTAAAATTAATAATGAATCAAAAGAAGAAAAAAAAGTTCATCAAAAAAAGAAACACTATTGACGGTTTATGAATTCGCAATAAGCTACTGAAAATGTGTAAAATAGATTGTTGATGGTTTATGAAAACGTACTAAATAGTCCAGTTAACTGATGTGCATTTGCGAACTTTATTTTTAATAACTGATATTTATCAATAGATTTGCCGCCTCCCAAATGTATTAGTTTACATAAAAATTATTCTAAAAATTTTACAAACAAACATGAAACACATTTTACACGTATTGCTATTTCTATTTGTGCTCAACTTAAATGCGCAAGGTAAATTAGGACCAATTACAATTTCTTATGGACAAGAAATTAAAGAAGACAAAGAAAAAATTGTTCGAATTGCAGGAGAACTTAATGGCAAAATTTACACGCTAGCACGCAAAGGAAAAAAGAAGTATTTCTTAAAAATGTTTAGTGCGGACAAAATGGAAGTGTTGGCAACACAACAAATTGAATTTTCAGAATACAAAGGAAAAGACCTTACGTTTGAGGAAATCATTGTTGTTGGAAATAACTTATATGCATTTGGAAGTTTATATGATCGTAAAGCAAAAGAAAATCATTTAGTAGGATTTCCAATTTCGGCAGACGGAAAACTTTCAAAAGAAGGACAATTATTGTTCAATACGAAAGTGACTAAAAAAAGAGAAAGAGGTGCTTTCTACTTTAAGGAATCTCCAACAGGCGATAGATTGCTAATTATGCATGCCGCTTTTTTTGATAAAAAAGAAGAAGTACAATATGAAGTAAAGTTATTTAATGAAAATCTTGAAGCGGAAATGACGAACTTAGAAACAGTTTCCGTTTGAAGATAGAAGAGATTTAGAATTTAATATTGCCGATTTTGATGTAAATGTATATGATGATATTTTTATTGTCATTAATGAAAGTTACAGAGATCGTAAACAGAAAAAAAACATTGAAAAATTTGAAGTACATGCTTTCAAAAAGGAAAGCGGATACGCAAAAGAAATTATCAATATCGATTTTACAAACAGAGAAGTCATCAACTGTGAATTATTGGCAACAAACAAAGATGTATTGCATTTAGTAGGTTTTTACTCAAGTGTACGCAAAAACGGAAAAGCCAACAGAAAACTTAGAGGTGTATATGCGGCAACAATTGATGCTAAAACCAATGAAGTCACAAATTTGAAATTCAATAAATTTGATCTTGAAACTAAAATAAAACTAATTGGAGAGCGAAGAGCTAAAAAAGATAAAGACATTTTACCATTATACCGCACACATAGTTTGATTGAAAAAAATGATGGCGGATTATTCCTATTATCTGAATATCAAGAAATAATTGTTGGGAGAAGTCAAGGAATTGGTCCAGTATCTGTACAACCAATTACGTACATTAACAATGAAATTATTGTAACCTCTTTAAATGCAGATGGAACAATTGCTTGGACAAATGTAATAGCAAAAAGACAAGTAGCAAGTTTTACAGTATTCTCACTTGGAATTTTTGGTTTTGCACAAGGAAATGGTTTTTCAGTTGGTGTTGGAATCTCAATTCCAATCGCAGTAGCAGGTAAAGGACCAGAATATTTAAGTGCGATTCCTATTTATGAAGACGGACAATTGACAGTAATTTTTAATGACAACAAAAAGAATATTGGTGTAACTGATATTGAAGAAGTTAAAAAACTTGGAAACTATAACAAAGCCATTCCAACGGCATTTGTATTTGACGATCAGGGGAAAATTACACGAATTGATTCAAAAGAAGTAAAAGACGAGCAATTAGTCATCAGACCCGGAATTTATTACCGAAAAGGCCCAAATGATTACATTATTTATGCATCGAGAAAATCGAAAGATAAACTTGGGAGAATGCAAATTAAGAAGTAATATAAACTGAATTTGATGTAAAATAGTACGAAACAGATTCTTTTTCCGCAGTGTAGCAGGCATTTTTCGTTAAGAATTTTTGAAGCCTTGGAAAAAATTTAGAAAAATGAATGCGGTTTTTAACTCGAAATATTCTTAAATAAACTTAAATTATTTAGAGAATTCACATTAATATAACTCAAAACAATAACAAAAGGTTTGTATGAAAGTGCAAACCTTTTGTTATTTCTAAGAATAATCTTGATATTTGCCGCAATGATAGGAACAGTTTATAAATCTACGGGAAGTTGGTATTTGGTGAAAACCGAAGAAGGCAAAGCGTATGAATGTAGAATTAAAGGTAAATTTAGGCTCAAAGGAATCAAAAGCACCAATCCTATTGCGGTTGGTGACAAAGTGAACTTTACACTGGAAACCGACAACAATACGGAAACAGGTATTATTGATAAGATTTTTGATCGAAAAAACTACATTATCCGAAAATCGGTCAATCTCTCGAAGCAAACACACATTATTGCTTCAAACATAGATCAAGTATTTCTATTAATCACCATTGACAATCCGCCAACATTTCCAAACTTCATAGATCGTTTCTTAGTCACCGCAGAAGCCTATTCGATTCCGTGTGTATTAACATTCAATAAAATTGATACCTACACAGAAATTGAACGCCGTGCAGAAGTTATGTATCTCAAAGATATTTACGAGAAAATTGGGTATGAATGTATAGAAATTTCCGCCAAGGAAAATAAAAACATAGAAGCCATTAAACAACGGATGAAAGGAACAGTAAGTATGTTTGCAGGACATTCTGGTGTTGGAAAATCAACGTTGGTAAATGCAATTGCGCCAGAACTCAATCTGAAAACCAAAGAAATTTCAGATCAACACAAGCAAGGACAACACACCACAACTTTTGCGGAAATGTTCGATTTAGAATTTGGTGCAAAAATAATTGATACGCCAGGAATTAAAGGATTTGGAATTGTAGACATGGAAAAAGAAGAATTAGATAACTATTTTCCAGAATTTCTAGCTTTAAAAAACAACTGTAAATTCAACAATTGTATTCACATTGAAGAGCCATATTGTGCCATAAAAGATGCAGTTGACGATGGAGAAATTGCTTGGTCGCGTTACAAAAGTTACGTGCAAATCATAGAAAATGAAGAAAATAATTACCGCGTAGACGAATTTAAAGATGACTAATGTTTAAATGTTTCACTGGTTTTTTTCTTTTTCCGCAGTATAACAATTTTTTTTCGCTGGTTAAAAAAAACTTTAAAATATCAAATAAAGAATACTATATTTAGTTGTTTATGAAAGCAGTAATTCAAAGAGTTTCAGAAGCAAGCGTTACGGTTGATCAAAAAAAAGTAGCCGAAATTAGTCATGGAGTATTAATTTTACTCGGAATTGAACACGAAGATACACACGAAGATATTGCGTGGCTTTCTGCCAAAATTTCCAAACTTAGAATCTTCAATGATGAAAATGGCGTCATGAATACGTCACTAATTGATATTAATGGCGAAGCAATTGTTGTAAGTCAATTTACATTGCATGCGAGTACAAAAAAAGGGAATCGTCCCGGATATATCAAAGCAGCAAAACCTGACGTTTCAATTCCGTTATACGAAGCATTTGTAGCACAATTAGAACAAGACATTCACAAAAAAGTACACACAGGAATCTTTGGCGCCGATATGAAAGTTGCGTTGCTAAATGACGGACCTGTAACCATTATTATAGACACAAAAAACAAAGAATAAGACTTTGTAAACTTTTTCTTATGTTTATGGAGATTAAATTTGTTAAATCATTTCTTTTAGTATCTTCGCAACATGTTTTCCCCAACATATTGAAAAAACATACACGTATGCGCATAAAATTATTTTGGATTACACTCTTCTTACTAAGCATAAACTTGGTCACTGCACAAGATGATCTCACAAGTTATTTAACACTTCCGTCAGAATTAACAGAAAATGCAAATGCTGTTGTTCGATTAGATGAAACCATTGTTGACGTAAGAGCGATCAACGATATGGAAATCTCAGAAAAACGGATTGTAACGGTTCTCAACGAAAAAGGAATCTACAAAATTGGAGCTGCTGTTGGTTATGATAACGACATTAAAGTAAAAGATGTAGAAGTTAGAATCTATGACAAATTTGGAAAGCAAATTAAGAAAATTCGTGAACGCGATTTCATAGATGTAAGTGCTGTTTCTGGCGGAACTATGTATACAGATTCACGTGTAAAATATATTGATTACACACCGACAGAATATCCGTTTACGGCAGTATTTACAAGTACAATCCAAACCAAAAACACAGCAAACTTGCCAAGTTTCAATCCAATAGGATACTATATAGGAATTCAAAAAAGTCGTTACAAAATTACGTATCCATCATCATTTATCTTACACAAAAAAGAACTCAATTTAAAAGAATTTGGAGTTATAAAAGATGAAAAAGAAGGAAAGCTGTCGTATAGTATTGAAAATTTTCCAGGTATAAAACCTGAATCACTAAGTCCATCAGAATCCGAAATTGAGCCGAAAGTATTCTTAGCGTTAAACAAATTTAGTTATGATGGCGTTACCGCCGAAATTAACAATTGGGAAGAATTTGGTTCATGGATGTATCAAAGTTTATTAAATGGTCGTGCAACGGTTGATGCAGAAACAACAGCAACCATTGAAAACTTAGTGGCAAACGCAACTTCAGATCGTGAAAAAGCAAAAATCATTTATGAATTCATGCAAAACAAAACACGGTATATCAGCGTGCAAGTTGGTATTGGAGGTTTTCAGCCAATTCCAGCAAATGAAGTAGACAAAGTTGGGTATGGCGATTGTAAAGGTTTGACAAACTACACCATGGCTTTACTAAAAATTGCAGGTGTAGAATCGTATTACACGCATGTAGAAGCTGGAAACGAAATAGTAGGTTTCTATGATGACTTTGCGTCGCTAGCACAAGGAAATCATGTGATCTTAAACATTCCAAATAATGGTGATGATATCTGGTTGGAATGTACAAGTCAAAAAGTACCTTTTGGTCACATTGGCGACTTTACAGATAATAGAAATGTATTAGTCATTACACCTGAAGGTGGAAAAATAAAGCGCACGAAAAAATACAGCACAGAAGAAAATCTGCAAGAAACAAATGGTTTGTACACGCTAAACAATGACGGAAACATCATTGCCGATGTTACTGTGATGACAAAAGGAATTCAGTACGACAGTCGGTATTATCTGCAAGACCGATCTGATGTAGAAAAAGACAAACATTACAAAAGATATTTTAGAACCGTAAACAACGTAAACATTGATGAAATTGCGCTTAAAAATGATAAAGAAGCAATTGCATTCTCTGAAAAAATAAAATTTAAAGCAGATGCATATGGTGTCATTACGGGCAATCGTATGTTGTTTGCGCCAAATGCCTTAAACAGATATACAAACATTCCGGATAGATACCGAAATCGTAAATTTCCATTAGAAATTCAACGCGGTTATTACGATACGGATGCTTACGAAATAAAACTGCCAAATGATTACAAAATAGAAGCCATTCCAGACAATGTAACTTATGAAACCAAATTCGGAAGTTACTCGTTTACAATTACAAAAAAGGATGATCAAACCTTGCAATATCAAAGAACAATTAAAATAAAAGATGGTTTATATCCAAAAGAAGCCTATAAAGAATATCGAAAATTTATCAAAAAAATCGTCAAATACGATGGTTCTAAAATCGTATTAATCAAAAAATAACAAAGTATCAC from Kordia antarctica encodes the following:
- a CDS encoding DUF3857 domain-containing protein; translation: MRIKLFWITLFLLSINLVTAQDDLTSYLTLPSELTENANAVVRLDETIVDVRAINDMEISEKRIVTVLNEKGIYKIGAAVGYDNDIKVKDVEVRIYDKFGKQIKKIRERDFIDVSAVSGGTMYTDSRVKYIDYTPTEYPFTAVFTSTIQTKNTANLPSFNPIGYYIGIQKSRYKITYPSSFILHKKELNLKEFGVIKDEKEGKLSYSIENFPGIKPESLSPSESEIEPKVFLALNKFSYDGVTAEINNWEEFGSWMYQSLLNGRATVDAETTATIENLVANATSDREKAKIIYEFMQNKTRYISVQVGIGGFQPIPANEVDKVGYGDCKGLTNYTMALLKIAGVESYYTHVEAGNEIVGFYDDFASLAQGNHVILNIPNNGDDIWLECTSQKVPFGHIGDFTDNRNVLVITPEGGKIKRTKKYSTEENLQETNGLYTLNNDGNIIADVTVMTKGIQYDSRYYLQDRSDVEKDKHYKRYFRTVNNVNIDEIALKNDKEAIAFSEKIKFKADAYGVITGNRMLFAPNALNRYTNIPDRYRNRKFPLEIQRGYYDTDAYEIKLPNDYKIEAIPDNVTYETKFGSYSFTITKKDDQTLQYQRTIKIKDGLYPKEAYKEYRKFIKKIVKYDGSKIVLIKK